In the Sarcophilus harrisii chromosome 3, mSarHar1.11, whole genome shotgun sequence genome, one interval contains:
- the LCK gene encoding tyrosine-protein kinase Lck → MGCSCSSSLEEDWMENIDVCERCHYPIVPLDAKSMFPMRNGSDIRDPLVTYEGLNPPVSPLQDNLVIALHSYKPSHDGDLGFEKGEQLKILEQNGEWWKAQSLTTGQEGYIPFNFVAKANSLEPEPWFFKDLSRKDAERQLLAPGNTHGSFLIRESETTAGSFSLSVRDFDQSQGEVVKHYKIRNLDNGGFYISPRITFPNLQELVQHYSKVPDGLCTRLSRPCQTQKPQKPWWEDEWEVPRETLKLVERLGGGQFGEVWMGYYNGHTKVAVKSLKAGSMSPDAFLAEANLMKQLQHQRLVRLYAVVTQEPIYIITEYMENGSLVDFLKTSTGVKLTIHKLLDMAAQIAEGMAFIEERNYIHRDLRAANILVSDSLNCKIADFGLARLIEDNEYTAREGAKFPIKWTAPEAINYGTFTIKSDVWSFGILLTEIVTYGRIPYPGMTNPEVIQNLEQGYRMVRPDNCPEELYKLMMLCWKERPEDRPTFDYLRSVLEDFFTATEGQYQPQP, encoded by the exons ATGGGCTGCAGCTGCAGCTCCAGCCTCGAAGAGGATTGGATGGAAAATATTGACGTGTGTGAACGCTGCCATTATCCTATTGTGCCTTTGGATGCCAAGAGCATG TTTCCAATGAGGAATGGTTCTGACATCCGGGATCCCTTGGTCACCTATGAGGGTTTAAACCCACCTGTGTCTCCATTACAAG ATAACCTGGTCATCGCCCTGCACAGCTATAAGCCTTCCCATGATGGGGATTTGGGCTTTGAGAAGGGGGAGCAGCTGAAGATCTTGGAGCA GAATGGAGAATGGTGGAAGGCACAGTCCTTGACTACTGGCCAAGAGGGCTATATTCCCTTCAACTTCGTGGCCAAAGCAAACAGCCTGGAGCCTGAGCC TTGGTTTTTCAAGGACCTGAGCCGGAAGGATGCTGAGAGACAACTTTTGGCCCCTGGGAACACCCATGGATCCTTCCTCATCAGAGAGAGTGAGACCACTGCAG ggtccttctctctgtctgtgcGGGATTTTGACCAGAGCCAGGGGGAAGTGGTGAAACATTACAAGATCCGCAACCTGGACAATGGTGGCTTCTACATTTCCCCCCGAATCACCTTTCCTAATCTGCAGGAACTGGTCCAGCATTACTCCA AAGTCCCAGATGGGCTATGCACTCGACTGAGCCGACCCTGCCAGACCCAAAAGCCACAGAAGCCCTGGTGGGAAGATGAGTGGGAGGTTCCCCGAGAGACGCTGAAGCTGGTGGAGAGGCTGGGAGGCGGCCAGTTTGGGGAGGTCTGGATGG GGTACTACAATGGGCACACTAAGGTGGCAGTGAAAAGCCTGAAAGCGGGCAGCATGTCCCCGGACGCCTTCCTGGCAGAGGCCAACCTGATGAAACAGCTGCAGCACCAGCGGCTGGTACGCCTTTATGCGGTAGTCACGCAGGAGCCCATCTACATCATCACCGAATACATGGAGAATG GGAGCCTGGTAGACTTCCTCAAAACCTCAACAGGGGTCAAACTAACCATCCATAAATTGCTGGATATGGCTGCACAG ATTGCTGAGGGCATGGCCTTCATTGAAGAGCGGAACTACATCCACCGGGACCTTAGGGCTGCCAACATCCTAGTATCGGACTCACTGAACTGTAAGATTGCCGACTTTGGGCTAGCCAGGCTAATTGAAGACAATGAATACACAGCTAGGGAGG GAGCGAAATTTCCCATCAAGTGGACAGCTCCTGAGGCCATCAACTATGGGACATTTACCATCAAATCAGATGTCTGGTCTTTTGGAATCCTGCTGACAGAAATTGTCACCTATGGAAGGATCCCCTACCCAG GAATGACCAACCCGGAAGTGATTCAGAACCTGGAGCAAGGCTATCGGATGGTAAGACCTGACAACTGTCCAGAGGAGCTGTACAAACTGATGATGCTGTGTTGGAAGGAGAGGCCTGAGGATCGGCCCACTTTTGACTACCTGAGGAGTGTCTTAGAGGACTTCTTCACTGCTACAGAGGGCCAGTATCAGCCCCAGCCATGA